A single genomic interval of Hevea brasiliensis isolate MT/VB/25A 57/8 chromosome 4, ASM3005281v1, whole genome shotgun sequence harbors:
- the LOC110653045 gene encoding uncharacterized protein LOC110653045 has translation MEPSSTLVAKKLSSMIRVALFMIQKGISKSKLMLDLHLIMKRGKILGKALNDLIIEHQTALSCRSHDLHMSFVSPAVAVGCRPHDVHMSFVSPREYEFSCSSSPSYRPYNRFQANGRRTHSNQRKHKGYYQHTRYNAPPYTWNDVESEGGDVTEGSVNLAGGGFGWSPLVRQVRITDSPFSLRDSSDREDCVVDIEAEKFIDRFYRELRLQKRVAAREAANNMI, from the coding sequence ATGGAACCAAGTTCAACTCTCGTAGCCAAGAAACTATCTAGCATGATACGCGTAGCTCTCTTCATGATCCAAAAGGGTATCTCTAAGAGCAAACTCATGCTTGATCTCCACCTCATTATGAAACGTGGAAAGATCTTGGGAAAGGCCTTGAACGATCTCATAATAGAACATCAAACTGCTCTTAGCTGTCGATCGCATGACTTACATATGTCATTCGTATCTCCTGCTGTAGCAGTGGGCTGTAGACCACATGATGTGCATATGTCATTTGTATCTCCTCGAGAGTACGAGTTCAGTTGCAGTAGCAGTCCAAGTTATCGACCCTACAACCGTTTCCAAGCCAACGGGCGCAGAACCCATTCTAATCAGCGCAAACACAAGGGATATTACCAACACACACGCTACAACGCGCCACCGTATACGTGGAATGATGTGGAGTCAGAGGGTGGCGATGTGACAGAGGGATCTGTTAATTTGGCGGGTGGGGGATTTGGGTGGAGCCCGCTTGTGAGACAGGTTAGGATAACAGACTCACCATTCTCTCTAAGGGATTCTAGTGATCGTGAAGATTGCGTAGTGGACATAGAAGCAGAGAAATTTATCGACAGGTTTTACAGGGAGTTGAGGTTACAGAAGAGAGTAGCCGCACGTGAAGCAGCTAAtaacatgatttga